One region of Salinirubrum litoreum genomic DNA includes:
- the pdxS gene encoding pyridoxal 5'-phosphate synthase lyase subunit PdxS has protein sequence MPEETDLEELKRGTELVKRGFARMQKGGVIMDVVTREQARIAEDAGAVAVMALEAVPADIRKRGGVARMPDPVNVEEIIDEVSIPVMGKSRIGHTMEARILESLGVDMIDESEVLTPADDDYHIDKRDFASPFVCGARNLPEALRRIEEGAAMIRTKGEAGTGDVNQAVTHQRNIKGAIREIQGKTHEEREKWAREHEAPAHLVHETAEQGRLPVVNFAAGGIATPADAALMMHHGCDGIFVGSGIFGAENPEKMGTAIVEAVNNWDDPDRLAEIAKGIGKGMKGQSNSDMPDEEKLQGRGV, from the coding sequence ATGCCTGAGGAGACCGATCTGGAGGAACTCAAGCGCGGGACCGAACTGGTCAAGCGAGGCTTCGCCCGGATGCAGAAGGGTGGGGTCATCATGGACGTGGTGACCCGCGAACAGGCCCGGATCGCCGAGGACGCGGGCGCGGTCGCGGTGATGGCCCTCGAGGCCGTCCCGGCCGACATCCGGAAGCGGGGCGGCGTCGCCCGGATGCCCGACCCCGTCAACGTCGAGGAGATCATCGACGAGGTGTCCATCCCGGTGATGGGCAAGTCGCGGATCGGCCACACGATGGAAGCCCGGATCCTCGAATCGCTCGGCGTGGACATGATCGACGAGTCCGAGGTGCTGACGCCGGCCGACGACGACTACCACATCGACAAGCGCGACTTCGCCTCCCCGTTCGTCTGCGGGGCGCGCAACCTGCCCGAGGCCCTGCGCCGGATCGAGGAGGGCGCGGCGATGATCCGGACGAAGGGCGAGGCCGGCACGGGCGACGTGAACCAGGCCGTCACCCACCAGCGCAACATCAAGGGTGCGATCCGCGAGATCCAGGGGAAGACCCACGAGGAACGCGAGAAGTGGGCCCGCGAGCACGAAGCGCCGGCACATCTCGTTCACGAGACTGCAGAGCAGGGCCGCCTGCCGGTCGTCAACTTCGCGGCCGGCGGCATCGCCACGCCCGCCGACGCGGCGCTGATGATGCACCACGGCTGTGACGGTATCTTCGTCGGGTCCGGCATCTTCGGCGCGGAGAACCCCGAGAAGATGGGCACCGCCATCGTCGAGGCCGTCAACAACTGGGACGACCCGGACCGACTGGCCGAGATCGCCAAGGGCATCGGGAAGGGCATGAAGGGCCAGTCGAACAGCGACATGCCCGACGAGGAGAAGTTGCAGGGTCGCGGCGTCTGA
- the mutS gene encoding DNA mismatch repair protein MutS, with protein MTATGIVGEFLSLKEETDADLLTMQCGDFYEFFAEDAETVGRELDLKVSQKSSHGSSYPMAGVPVDDLTPYLKALVERGYRVAVADQYETDDGHARRISRVVTPGTLLETTDAEAQYLAGVVRAGPEESPTSDPADAEYGLAFADVTTGRFLVTAVESTADAHAELYRFGPVELVPGPAVRNDERFLSRVREDLDATLSLADPDAFAPGRARHTVREQFGAGALESVGVDSDRAVQAAGAVLAYVAETGAGVRESMTRLEAYHAGDHVELDATTQRNLELTETMQGGRSGSLLDTLDHTVTSPGGRLLREWVTRPRRDRDELDRRLDAVEALASAALARERVRDTLDGGYDLERLASRAVSGSADAHALLSVRDTLALLPAVADAIEGTELADSPLAEVIRRPDRETAASLHDELADTLAEDPPKTVTQGGLFRKGYDDELDAIIDDHEAAREWLDTLADREKREHGLSHVTVDRNKTDGYYVQVGKSVADQVPEHYREIKTLKNSKRFVTEELEEREREILRLEEARGDLEYDLFGDLRERVADHAELLQDVGRTLAEIDALASLATHAASQNWVRPELTDPGPLDVTAGRHPVVETTTDFVPNDLRMDRQRGFLIVTGPNMSGKSTYMRQSALIVLLAQIGSFVPADAATVGLVDGIYTRVGALDELAQGRSTFMVEMQELSNILHSATEESLVILDEVGRGTATYDGISIAWAATEYLHNHVRAKTLFATHYHELTGLAEHLDRVHNVHVAADERDGDVTFLRTVEDGATDRSYGIHVADLAGVPGPVVSRARTVLDRLRDEKAVEAKGGGSGEPVQAVFDLSSGQFAGAESDGGQVTEVGGSDAESGGGSDDAPADGPALDPETERVLAELRGTDVNETPPVELMAKVQAWQEELDAE; from the coding sequence ATGACTGCGACGGGCATCGTCGGCGAGTTCCTCTCGCTCAAAGAAGAGACAGACGCCGACCTCCTGACGATGCAGTGTGGCGACTTCTACGAGTTCTTCGCCGAGGACGCCGAGACCGTGGGCCGCGAACTGGATCTGAAGGTCTCCCAGAAGTCCTCACACGGCTCCTCCTATCCGATGGCCGGCGTGCCGGTGGACGACCTCACGCCGTACCTGAAGGCGCTCGTCGAACGCGGCTACCGGGTCGCGGTGGCCGACCAGTACGAGACCGACGACGGGCACGCCCGGCGCATCTCGCGGGTCGTCACACCCGGCACACTGCTGGAGACCACCGACGCCGAGGCCCAGTACCTCGCGGGCGTCGTCCGGGCCGGGCCCGAGGAGTCGCCGACGAGCGACCCCGCGGACGCCGAGTACGGACTCGCCTTCGCGGACGTGACCACCGGTCGGTTCCTCGTGACGGCGGTCGAGTCGACCGCCGACGCCCACGCCGAACTGTACCGGTTCGGCCCGGTCGAACTGGTCCCGGGTCCGGCGGTCCGGAACGACGAGCGGTTCCTCTCGCGGGTCCGCGAGGACCTCGACGCGACGCTCTCGCTCGCCGACCCCGACGCCTTCGCCCCCGGTCGCGCCCGGCACACCGTGCGCGAGCAGTTCGGCGCGGGCGCACTGGAGAGTGTCGGCGTCGACAGCGACCGGGCGGTGCAGGCCGCCGGGGCCGTGCTGGCGTACGTCGCCGAGACCGGCGCTGGCGTCCGGGAGTCGATGACCCGACTGGAGGCGTACCACGCCGGGGACCACGTCGAACTCGACGCGACGACCCAGCGCAACCTCGAACTCACCGAGACGATGCAGGGCGGGCGCTCCGGGAGCCTGCTCGACACCCTCGACCACACCGTCACCAGTCCCGGCGGTCGCCTCCTCCGGGAGTGGGTGACGCGCCCCCGCCGAGACCGCGACGAACTGGACCGCCGCCTCGACGCCGTGGAGGCACTCGCGTCGGCCGCCCTCGCACGAGAGCGCGTCCGGGACACCCTCGACGGCGGCTACGACCTCGAACGCCTCGCCTCCCGTGCCGTCTCCGGGAGCGCCGACGCCCACGCCCTGTTGTCGGTTCGGGACACCCTCGCGCTCCTGCCGGCGGTCGCCGACGCCATCGAGGGGACCGAACTCGCCGACTCGCCACTCGCCGAGGTGATCCGCCGCCCGGACCGCGAGACGGCCGCGAGCCTCCACGACGAACTCGCCGACACGCTGGCCGAGGACCCGCCGAAGACGGTCACGCAGGGCGGCCTCTTTCGGAAGGGCTACGACGACGAACTGGACGCGATCATCGACGACCACGAGGCGGCGAGAGAGTGGCTCGACACCCTCGCGGACCGCGAGAAGCGCGAGCACGGCCTGAGTCACGTCACGGTCGACCGGAACAAGACCGACGGCTACTACGTCCAGGTCGGGAAGTCCGTGGCCGATCAGGTGCCCGAGCACTACCGCGAGATCAAGACGCTGAAGAACTCGAAGCGGTTCGTCACCGAGGAGTTGGAGGAACGGGAACGCGAGATTCTCCGGCTGGAAGAGGCCCGTGGCGACCTGGAGTACGACCTCTTCGGCGACCTCCGGGAGCGCGTGGCCGACCACGCCGAACTGCTGCAGGACGTGGGGAGGACTCTCGCCGAGATCGACGCGCTGGCGTCGCTCGCCACTCACGCCGCGAGCCAGAACTGGGTCCGGCCGGAACTCACCGACCCGGGACCGCTCGACGTGACCGCCGGCCGGCACCCGGTCGTGGAGACGACGACCGACTTCGTGCCGAACGACCTCCGGATGGATCGACAGCGCGGCTTCCTCATCGTCACCGGCCCGAACATGTCCGGGAAGTCGACCTACATGCGCCAGTCGGCGTTGATCGTCCTGCTCGCACAGATCGGCAGTTTCGTCCCCGCAGACGCGGCGACCGTGGGACTGGTCGACGGTATCTACACTCGCGTCGGCGCGCTGGACGAACTCGCGCAGGGTCGCTCGACGTTCATGGTCGAGATGCAGGAGCTGTCGAACATCCTCCACTCGGCCACGGAGGAGTCGCTGGTGATTCTGGACGAGGTGGGCCGGGGGACCGCGACTTACGACGGTATCTCCATCGCGTGGGCCGCCACCGAGTACCTCCACAACCACGTCCGGGCGAAGACGCTCTTCGCCACGCACTACCACGAACTCACCGGCCTCGCCGAGCACCTCGACAGGGTCCACAACGTCCACGTCGCGGCGGACGAACGCGACGGCGACGTGACGTTCCTCCGGACGGTCGAGGACGGGGCGACAGACCGCTCCTACGGGATTCACGTCGCCGATCTGGCGGGCGTGCCGGGGCCGGTCGTCTCGCGCGCCCGAACCGTCTTGGATCGCCTGCGCGACGAGAAGGCCGTCGAGGCGAAGGGCGGTGGCTCGGGCGAACCGGTGCAGGCCGTCTTCGACCTGTCGTCGGGCCAGTTCGCCGGCGCGGAGTCGGACGGCGGGCAGGTCACAGAGGTGGGTGGTTCGGATGCTGAGTCGGGTGGTGGCTCGGACGACGCGCCGGCAGACGGGCCGGCGCTCGACCCCGAGACCGAGCGCGTGCTGGCGGAACTGCGCGGGACGGACGTGAACGAGACGCCGCCCGTGGAACTGATGGCGAAGGTGCAGGCGTGGCAGGAGGAGTTGGACGCGGAGTGA
- a CDS encoding DUF7351 domain-containing protein, producing the protein MRTHSDDVGTAGLAVEALAPEDAFALLGNEIRMGVLEALWRALPDRVSFSDLRETVGVRDSGQFNYHLGRLTDRFVHRNEDGYTLRPAGTLVMGAVVSGSYTHTGRADPIRLPDPCYLCGGPLVLTYEDERATIACEDCAELVTGATVPPGVLADYDTDDLPGVVAAFVRTLVRHAQAGFCPTCHGRMEGRLQLVDATDTHSADADTADPTVRVSYDCARCPERVQASVATAIMETTPVVAFHDDHGIDVTREPTWRLDWLHDDALDVVSTDPLCVHRTITLGDDRLTVVVDADLAVEPIPTDDPVLVDADRDAVPQELRGSRPDEPV; encoded by the coding sequence ATGAGAACCCACAGTGACGACGTCGGCACAGCCGGACTCGCAGTCGAGGCGCTCGCGCCCGAGGACGCCTTCGCACTGCTGGGCAACGAGATCAGGATGGGCGTGCTGGAGGCGCTGTGGCGCGCGCTCCCCGACCGAGTCAGCTTCTCCGACCTCCGCGAGACGGTCGGCGTGCGCGACAGCGGGCAGTTCAACTACCACCTCGGGAGACTCACCGACCGGTTCGTCCACCGGAACGAAGACGGCTACACCCTGCGCCCGGCCGGGACGCTCGTCATGGGTGCGGTCGTCTCCGGGAGCTACACCCACACCGGACGCGCCGACCCGATCCGCCTCCCGGACCCCTGCTACCTGTGTGGCGGCCCACTCGTGTTGACCTACGAAGACGAGCGCGCGACCATCGCCTGCGAGGACTGCGCGGAACTGGTGACCGGCGCGACCGTCCCGCCGGGTGTGCTGGCCGACTACGACACCGACGACCTGCCGGGAGTCGTCGCCGCGTTCGTCCGGACGCTGGTGCGACACGCCCAGGCCGGCTTCTGTCCGACCTGTCACGGCCGGATGGAGGGTCGACTGCAACTCGTCGACGCGACCGACACTCACAGCGCCGATGCCGACACCGCCGACCCGACAGTCCGCGTCAGCTACGACTGTGCCCGGTGTCCCGAGCGAGTCCAGGCCAGCGTCGCCACCGCGATCATGGAGACCACGCCGGTCGTCGCCTTCCACGACGACCACGGTATCGACGTGACACGGGAACCGACGTGGCGACTCGACTGGCTCCACGACGACGCCCTCGACGTCGTCTCGACCGACCCTCTGTGCGTCCACCGGACGATCACGCTCGGTGACGACCGACTGACCGTCGTCGTGGACGCCGACCTCGCCGTCGAGCCGATTCCGACGGACGACCCGGTCCTCGTGGACGCCGACCGCGACGCCGTCCCGCAGGAGCTACGTGGCTCGCGCCCCGACGAGCCGGTATGA
- a CDS encoding thioredoxin family protein has protein sequence MSDPDTGTADATDERAPASATDDRPISLADAAELDALVADRDLVLVECFTEGCGICASMEPVLGNVARVTDATVALVNPRDDPELIDRFTIQSVPTLLLFVEGELVARLADGFQGVEAVVAFVESNR, from the coding sequence ATGAGCGATCCGGACACCGGCACCGCCGACGCGACCGACGAACGCGCTCCGGCCTCAGCGACCGACGACCGACCGATCTCCCTCGCGGACGCCGCGGAACTCGACGCGCTGGTCGCGGACCGCGACCTCGTGCTCGTGGAGTGTTTCACCGAGGGCTGTGGCATCTGTGCCAGCATGGAACCGGTCCTCGGCAACGTCGCCCGCGTGACCGACGCGACCGTCGCGCTGGTGAACCCCCGCGACGACCCCGAACTGATCGACCGGTTCACGATCCAGTCGGTCCCGACCCTCCTGCTGTTCGTCGAGGGGGAACTGGTCGCCCGCCTCGCCGACGGCTTTCAGGGCGTCGAAGCGGTCGTGGCGTTCGTCGAGTCGAACCGCTGA
- a CDS encoding DsbA family oxidoreductase translates to MDDTDQITVYSDYVCPFCYLGRESLRQYQADRDEPLEIDWRPFDLRSHKRGPDGEIDHSVDDGKDDEYFEQAKQNVRRLQEQYDVAMNLDIATDIDSLPAQVASIHVKRHYDYETWLDFDEAIFDALWQEGADIGDRDLLVDLAESAGVDGQEVADALSDETLHAEVREQFTDAREAGVTGVPTFVYEGYAARGAVPPAQLRRLVEGV, encoded by the coding sequence ATGGACGACACCGATCAGATCACGGTCTACTCGGACTACGTCTGCCCGTTCTGTTACCTCGGGCGCGAGTCCCTCCGGCAGTACCAGGCCGACCGCGACGAGCCACTCGAAATCGACTGGCGACCGTTCGACCTCCGATCGCACAAGCGCGGTCCGGACGGCGAGATAGACCACTCGGTCGACGACGGCAAAGACGACGAGTACTTCGAGCAGGCGAAACAGAACGTCCGCCGCCTGCAGGAGCAGTACGACGTGGCGATGAACCTCGACATCGCCACCGACATCGACTCCCTGCCGGCGCAGGTCGCCTCGATCCACGTGAAGCGTCACTACGACTACGAGACGTGGCTGGACTTCGACGAGGCGATCTTCGACGCGCTCTGGCAGGAGGGTGCGGACATCGGCGACCGTGATCTCCTCGTGGATCTCGCCGAGTCCGCGGGCGTCGACGGACAGGAAGTCGCGGACGCCCTGTCGGACGAGACGCTCCACGCGGAGGTCCGCGAGCAGTTCACCGACGCACGGGAGGCCGGCGTGACCGGCGTGCCGACGTTCGTCTACGAGGGGTACGCGGCACGCGGGGCGGTCCCGCCGGCGCAGTTGCGACGGCTGGTCGAGGGTGTCTGA